From Nitratidesulfovibrio vulgaris str. Hildenborough, a single genomic window includes:
- the dnaN gene encoding DNA polymerase III subunit beta — protein MYLKVYKEDVIEGLQKAANIIPAKTGAAYLRSIWLNAADGTLSVMATDSNIEFRGTYTAEVTEPGLAGVQGRAFVDLLRKLPAGEIVLQLDAEANVLRIEQGRRKYKLPVNDPVWFQNFSDFPADGAVVWSGDFLQELIDRIAFCISDEDAVEAIACLFMKPVAEGRIEACGLNGHQFAMLRFLHDDLHAKLPAEGVLVQKKYLGELKKWLGADEIELNISEKRMHLRTGDGRETFSLPLSSYQYPDYMNFIAKLQGEGVSNLEVDRKEGMDALDRLQIFNSDNNRCTYFDLSGGEVVLTAQGQDVGSASESLEASYDGDIRRIAFPTRNLIDIMNHYQSGRLRLTLTGAEGPCGISGEEDPEYQVIVMPMKIVEETYYSEEEV, from the coding sequence ATGTATCTTAAAGTATACAAAGAGGACGTCATCGAAGGTCTCCAGAAGGCGGCCAACATCATTCCCGCAAAGACGGGAGCGGCCTACCTTCGTTCCATATGGCTCAATGCGGCCGACGGCACCCTCTCCGTCATGGCCACCGACTCGAACATCGAATTCAGGGGTACCTATACCGCCGAGGTGACCGAACCAGGTCTTGCCGGGGTACAGGGGCGCGCCTTCGTCGACCTGCTGCGCAAGCTGCCAGCGGGCGAGATCGTCCTGCAGCTCGATGCCGAAGCCAATGTCCTGCGCATCGAGCAGGGCCGCCGCAAATACAAGCTTCCCGTGAACGACCCGGTGTGGTTCCAGAACTTCAGCGACTTCCCGGCCGATGGTGCCGTGGTATGGTCGGGCGACTTCCTTCAGGAGCTCATCGATCGCATCGCCTTCTGCATCAGCGATGAGGATGCCGTCGAAGCCATCGCCTGCCTCTTCATGAAGCCGGTGGCCGAGGGACGTATCGAAGCCTGCGGCCTGAACGGTCACCAGTTCGCCATGCTCCGCTTCCTGCATGACGACCTCCATGCCAAGCTGCCGGCTGAAGGCGTGCTCGTTCAGAAGAAGTATCTCGGTGAACTCAAGAAGTGGCTCGGTGCCGACGAAATCGAACTGAACATCAGCGAGAAGCGCATGCACCTGCGTACCGGCGACGGACGCGAGACCTTCTCGTTGCCTCTCTCGTCGTACCAGTATCCCGACTACATGAACTTCATCGCCAAGTTGCAGGGCGAAGGCGTCTCCAATCTCGAAGTCGACCGCAAGGAAGGCATGGACGCACTCGACCGCCTGCAGATATTCAACAGCGACAACAACCGTTGCACCTATTTCGACCTTTCGGGCGGAGAGGTGGTGCTGACAGCACAGGGGCAGGACGTGGGGTCGGCCTCCGAATCGCTGGAGGCCAGCTACGACGGCGACATCCGCCGCATCGCCTTCCCCACGCGCAATCTCATCGACATCATGAACCACTACCAGTCCGGTCGTCTGCGCCTCACTCTCACCGGTGCTGAAGGACCGTGCGGCATCTCCGGCGAAGAAGACCCCGAATACCAGGTCATCGTCATGCCCATGAAGATAGTGGAAGAGACCTACTACAGCGAGGAAGAAGTCTAA
- a CDS encoding DnaA/Hda family protein — MLQQALRQHLRQTCSEQELHQWFDPLDLRLDDAQQRLEVRFPHPHFARWFEAQALERFTAGVRDVVGTSVALVFPEGIKTTDRSTVQPPSQPPLASESVACPFGAAFTFDAFITNRKNQFPLAAAREAARNGHQRTYNPFVLCGASGNGKTHLLRALANELAALYGTDAVFCGSAEELHDRYNTEERLAMRRTLCAHRALLLDDLHRLRALPDLREELTALFDHFYDHGKQMAFAYAGRLSDLDFLEAPLRSRLELGLIVDLKEPDLDVRVRYIHARCAALSLQLAREHVLTLAQRCHEFRHLSGLLLKVAAYRDMVGRDILDRELEQILRNTDSGPERAVAPDTIISAAAEHFGVTPRDILSDKRQQHIVQARQVAMFLCRELIGSSFPALGRMFGGKDHSTAMYAVKKIKKLQYDNKDMHALVAELKRRCLNHDG; from the coding sequence GTGCTGCAACAAGCCCTGCGCCAACATCTCAGGCAGACCTGCTCCGAACAGGAACTGCATCAGTGGTTCGACCCTCTCGACCTGCGTCTCGACGATGCGCAGCAGAGGCTCGAGGTGCGTTTTCCGCATCCCCACTTCGCCCGGTGGTTCGAGGCGCAGGCTCTTGAACGCTTCACCGCCGGGGTGCGCGACGTCGTGGGCACGAGTGTGGCACTCGTCTTCCCGGAGGGAATCAAGACCACGGACAGGTCCACAGTCCAGCCCCCCTCGCAGCCCCCCCTTGCCAGCGAGTCCGTCGCCTGCCCCTTCGGTGCCGCGTTCACGTTCGACGCCTTCATCACCAACCGCAAGAACCAGTTTCCCCTTGCCGCCGCGCGCGAGGCTGCGCGCAACGGTCACCAGCGCACCTACAACCCCTTCGTACTGTGCGGTGCCAGCGGCAACGGCAAGACACACCTGCTGCGGGCACTGGCCAACGAACTGGCGGCCTTGTACGGAACGGACGCCGTCTTCTGCGGTTCGGCCGAAGAGTTGCACGACCGTTACAACACGGAGGAACGCCTTGCCATGCGGCGCACTCTCTGCGCGCACAGGGCACTGCTTCTGGACGACCTGCATCGCCTGCGAGCCCTTCCCGACCTCAGGGAGGAACTCACGGCCCTGTTCGACCACTTCTACGACCATGGCAAACAGATGGCCTTCGCCTATGCGGGCAGACTCTCCGATCTCGACTTTCTTGAGGCCCCTCTGCGCTCACGCCTTGAACTTGGCCTTATCGTCGACCTCAAGGAACCCGACCTTGACGTGCGGGTACGCTACATCCACGCCCGGTGCGCCGCCCTGTCCCTGCAGCTGGCACGTGAACACGTGCTCACACTGGCCCAGCGCTGCCACGAATTCCGCCATCTCTCGGGGTTGCTTCTCAAGGTCGCAGCCTACCGTGACATGGTGGGGCGCGACATCCTCGACCGCGAACTCGAGCAGATTCTGCGCAACACCGACAGCGGACCCGAACGGGCCGTGGCACCCGACACCATCATCTCGGCCGCGGCAGAGCATTTCGGCGTCACCCCCCGCGACATCCTGAGCGACAAACGCCAACAGCACATCGTCCAGGCACGTCAGGTGGCCATGTTCCTGTGCCGCGAACTCATCGGCAGCTCCTTTCCCGCACTGGGCCGCATGTTCGGGGGCAAGGACCATAGCACAGCCATGTACGCCGTCAAAAAAATCAAAAAACTTCAGTATGATAACAAAGATATGCACGCTTTGGTCGCTGAATTGAAACGTCGGTGTCTAAACCATGATGGCTGA